CATCCGTCATTTCTTATAGGAATTTGTTTAATACTCCATAAAATCATAGTAATAACTATACTGCCTTGAAACATATAGTAATTGTTGAAATAACTTATATTTAAAATTTTACAAGTTGAAAGCATAGTAAACACTAAACATAGACTTGTTATAATAACAAATATCCACGCCAATGCACTTATAAACTTCTTCATTTTTTTCTCCTCCATTTTACCAAAGGTCCTATCCTATCATGTTTTTAAAATCCTCTTCACTAATAATTTTAATATTAAGCTGAAGAGCTTTTTCATATTTTGAACCTGGATCTTTTCCAACTAAGACATAATCAGTCTTTTTACTTACACTGCCTGCTACCTTAGCCCCTAAGGATTGAAGTTTTTCTTTTATTTCATTTCTACTAAATGAACTCAATGAACCCGTAACTACTACAGTTTTACCATTAAATATATTTTCCTTTATTTCTTCTTCTTTAAATTTAGGAGTTACCCCTAGACTTAAAAGTTCATCTATACTTTTAAGTATTGTTTCATCATTAAAAAAGTCTAATACACTTTGTGCCACAATATCTCCGATGTCTTCTACAGATACAAGTTCTTCAAATTTAGCCTTTTTTAAATTATCTAGGGTTTTAAATTTTTTGCATAAATCCGTGCTAGTTTTTTTACCTACATTAGGAATACCTAATGCATATATAAATGAAGGTAAATCACACTCTTTGCTGCTTTCTATGGCATCAATTAAGTTTTGAGCTTTCTTTTCTCCAAAACGGTTTAATTTTAATAAATCTTCTTTTTTTATTCTATATAAATCCGATATAGACTTTATTTCTAATTCTTCAAATAATTGTTCTGCTGTTTTTTCACTAAAACCTGCTATATTCATAGCTTCTCTGCTTCCAAAATGAACAATAGATTTAACTAATTGAGGTTTACATGAAAGTGTATTCTCACAAAAATAGTGAACACCTTCTTGCACAATTTCACTTCCACAATAAGGGCATGTAGTAGGTGCTTCTATATCCTTTGATCCTTCTAAGGATTCTTCAACTACACCCATAATCTCTGGTATTACATCATTAGAACGACGAAGAAATACTGTGCTACCTAACTTAACACCTTTTCTTTCTATGTCATCCATATTGTTAAGAGTTGCTCTTTTTACAGTAACTCCTCCAATTTCCACTGGTTCTAGTATGGCTGTAGGTGTAACTCTTCCGCTTCTTCCTACATTCCATTCCACTTCAAGTAATTTAGTAGTGGCTTCTTGTGCTTCAAATTTATAAGCTAATGCCCACTTAGGAAATTTTACTGTATAACCTAGAAGCTCCCTAGTTTTCATATCATCTACTGCAATTACTGCTCCATCTATATCATAATTTAATTTATTTCTTATTTCTTCTATATAATTAATTTCTTTTTCTATTTCCTCTATTGTAGAACATTCCATAGCATAGTCATCCATAGGAATTCCATGGTCTTTTATAAACTTTAGCATTTCACCATAAGTCTTAAATGGAGTTCCCTCATTATAACCTATGTCATAGAAAAAAGCTGACAAATTTCTTCTTGCCGTCTCTTTTACATTTAAATTTCTAAGAGCTCCTGCAGCCCCGTTTCTTAAGTTTTTTAGAGGAACTACTGCTACTTTATTATATTCTTCAAAGGCTTCTTTTGTCATTATAGCCTCACCATGCACCTCTATTACGGCATCATTATCTATTTTTAGAGGAATTGTCTTTATAGTTTTAGCTTGTGCTGTAATCTCCTCGCCGATTTCCCCTGTACCCCTTGTTGCTGCTGTAACCAATATTCCATCTTCATTATATGTACAATTTATAGTAAGCCCATCAAATTTCTTAGTAATTATATATTTTATAGGGGGTAATTTATCATCATGCGTTAAGTTATACTCATTTACAGCTTTTACATTCTTGTTATGCCAATCCTCTACTTCTTTTAAACTTTGTGCTTTCCCAAGACTCCAAAGCTTTCCCTTGTGAGTGTATTTATCAAATTTAGATAATACTACATCACCTACTCTTTGAGTTGGCGAATATGGAAGAACTAATCCCGTTTCCTTTTCAAGCTCTACTAATTTATCATATTTTTTATCATAATCCTTATCTGATACGCTAGGATTATCAAGCACATAATATTCATAAGCTAATTTATTAAGCTCTTCTACAAGTTCATAAATTAATAGCTTTTTATCTTCCATTTCAATTTACCTTCCTTTACCTAATTAGAAACTAAACCTACTCTAGTATAACCTATTATAAGTTTAGTTTCCATTAACATTTATTGTAATTTTATGCCTTAAATAAGCTTTATTGGTGCCATACTGAACATTAATTGCTTTATTCCCATATTATCAAAAGCTATGGTCACTTTTACGTCATTATTGGTTTTTGTAGCACTAACTATTGTACCAACACCAAATTTATCATGGCTAACTTTTCTTCCCACTGTTATTTCATCCAAATTTAAATCCTTTTTATTTCCCTTTTCATTGGAACCTTGTGATGTATAGCTGTTGCTCAATATGGAATTTATAGTTTTTTCAGCTTTTTTTACACCAAAACTAGATAATGAATGAGAACTTATAGTAGCACCATTTGCCACACTGTTTAATCTTACAGTTGATGACTTAACCGCACTTTCAGTTCTTCCTTCTCTCACCATTTCTTTTAGATTTGGTGATATTTCATTTATAAAATCTGATTCACTATACGCAACGCTTCTTCCAAAAACTTTTCTTGTACTAGCTGAAGTCATATAAAGTTGTTCTTTTGCTCTTGTGATACCCACATAACAAAGTCTTCTTGACTCTTCCATTTCAGCAAAATTCTCTAAAGATTGAGCTCCTGGGAAAATTCCATTTTCCATACCTACCATAAATACTACTGGGAATTCAAGTCCCTTTGCACTATGTAGTGTCATCATAACTGTAGTATCTGTATCTTCATCATAGTTATCTACATCAGATACTAATGTTATTTTTTCAAGAAATGCTGATAGAGACTTATCCTCTGAAGTATTTTCAAATTCAACAGCAGCAGACACTAATTCTTTTATGTTTTCTATTCTACTAATGTCTTCTATTTCATTGGAATCTTTAAGCTCTTTCATATAGCCTGTACTCTCTAATATTTCTTGTATAAGATTTGATACACTTACCTTATCTTTTGTTCTTGTAAAACCATTTATAAGGCTTGTAAATTTATTTATAGAAGAAATACTTCTCTTTGAAAGTCCTGGAATGTTTTCTACATCTAAAAGTACACTATACATGCATTCATCCATGTAATTTGCAAAATCTTGTATTTTCGATACTGTAGCTGCACCTATAGCTCTCTTTGGAACATTTATTATTCTTTTTAAGCTTATATCATCTTGAAGATTGTTTATGAATTTTAAATAAGCAGTTATATCTTTTATTTCTTTTCTATCGTAGAATTTTAATCCACCAATTATTCTGTAAGGTATATCTCTTTTCATAAATACATCTTCAAATACTCTTGATTGAGCATTGGTTCTATATAATATTGCAAAATCCTTATAGCTTCTATTTTCTTTTTTAATAAGTCTTTTTATTTCATTTGAGATAAAAAGTCCTTCATCCATATCTGAATAAGCTCTATAGATTTTAATTTTTTCTCCATTTTCATTTTGAGTTCTAAGAACTTTATTTTTTCTTTGAGAATTATGTTTTATAACTGTATTTGCTGCATTTAGTATGTTAGCTTTTGATCTATAATTTTCTTCTAGTTTTACAACTTTAGCTTCTGGATAATCCTTTTCAAAATCCAAAATATTTTTAATGTCTGCACCTCTCCATTGATATATACATTGGTCATCATCACCAACTACAAATATATTTCTGTGTGCAGCTGCTAACATCTTTACAAGTTGATATTGAGTTTTGTTGGTATCTTGATATTCGTCTACCATTATGTACTTAAACTTATTTTGATAAAACTCTAAAACTTCAGGATGCTTTTTAAATAATTCAACTGTTTTAAAAATTAAATCATCAAAATCTAACGCGTTACTATTTTTTAATTTCTTTTGATACAAAAGATAAACATCAGCAATTCTATTTTTTCTAAAGTCTTTTTCATTTCTCTTTTTATATTCTTCTGCTGTTATTAAGTTATCCTTTTGTTTTCCTATTTTAGATATTATCTCTTTTTCGTTAATGTCTTTGTCACTTATGTTAAGTTCCTTCATACATTGTTTAACTAAGTTTTTTTGATCCGTACTATCGTATATAGCAAAATTTTTATTATATCCTAGTTTGTCTATCTCTCTTCTTAAAATTCTTACGCATGAAGAGTGGAAAGTTGATACCCACATACTATCAATATTATTAGATACTAATTTTTTTATTCTATCTTTCATCTCTCCAGCTGCTTTATTAGTGAAAGTTATAGCTAATATATTATATTGAGGAATTCCTAAATCTTCTATCATATGAGCTATTCTATATGTTAATACTCTAGTCTTTCCTGAACCCGCTCCTGCTAATACAAGAACTGGACCTTCTATGGCTGTAGCTGCTTCATATTGCTCTTTATTTAGTAGTTTCTTTAAATCCATATAACCCCTCCTCTTGAAGTTCACTATGTATTATTCCCACTTTATTCTCTCTAATACCACATTATATCCATCGCTACCATAATTTAAACACCTATTAACCCTACTTATAGTAGCTGTACTAGCTCCCGTTTCCTTTGCTATCTCTGTATAAGTTTTCTTTTGTTTTAACATCTTTGCTACTTGAAGTCTTTGTTCTATTGACTTTAATTCATTTATTGTAAATATATCTTCAAAAAATCTATAACATTCTTCTGTAGTTTCTAAAGAAAGTATCGCTTTACATAAGTAATCCATTTGTTTAGATTCTAATTTTGATTTATATTCAGACATAGAAGTCCACTCCCCTAATTTATTAATTACAAAATAAAATTTTACAGTAATATTATTCCATAATTAAATTCTATCATTTTATAGCTTTTTTCTCTATAAAATTTGCACATCTTTATATTTTAATACTTTACAATGACATATTCAATAAAATCATTTTTTAAGAATAATACATTGGTTTTTTCTAAATTGTCTGAAATTTGATTATTTTCTTGTGATATATTTTAATTATTAAATTTATTAATTCATTATAATTTATACAAAAAAGTAAAAACACTATCACCGGTTGATAGTGTTTTTAAGTATTATATAGGGTAAGACTAATCCTGGGGCTGGACAGTCTTAAATAAAAAGGGGGCTATTCATTCTTTTTATTTTCCCTTACAAAAGTTATTATATTAAATAACTTCATAAAATGCAAGGTATTTTGCATAATTATTTGTTAATAAACTATTATGAATTTATTTATAAATATTATTTTTTTTAAATAGATTTTAAAATTTCAATTTCTTCTTCTGTTAACTCTCTATATGTTCCTTCGTCTAACTCTTCATCTAGTGATATATTTCCCATTGTAAGTCTTTTTAGATAAACAACATTCTTACCTCTTGCCTCAAACATTCTTTTTACTTGATGAAATTTTCCTTCTTGTATAGTTATGTTTACTTCTGATCCGTTTTCATCTGATGATAATATTTCAAGTTTTGCAGGTAAGCATTTATATCCATCATCTAGTGTTATTCCCTTTTTAAACTTTTCAACATCTTTCTCATCTACCATTTTATCTATTTCAGCATAATAAGTTTTATCTACATGCCATTTTGGAGATGTAAGTCTATGATTTAGTTCTCCATCGTTAGTAATAAGTAACAATCCTTCTGTATCCTTATCTAATCTTCCTACAGGGAACGGATCAAAAACTGTGTATTCGTAATCTAATAAATCTATAACAGTTTCATCGTAATTATCAAATGTAGCTGAAACTACTCCAGCTGGTTTGTTCATCATAATGTAAATATATTTTCTATAATTTATTTCTTCACCATTTACCTTGATTATAGATTTATTAGGATCAACTTTTATTCCATTGTCCTTAACAACTTTTCCATCAACTTCTATTTCACCTTTTTTAACAAAAGCCTTTATTTCTTTTCTAGAACCGTATCCTAAATTTGATAAAACTTTGTCTAGTCTTTCCAAAGCACTTCACTCCTCATATAGTGTTTTATATTCTCCTATTTTATCAAATTTAATTTACATTTGCATATAATCATATATTTTTATTTTAAATTGCGTAATTTAAATCCTGTAATTCCTTCAAAATTCCGCTATTACTTTCTATTCTTTCCCCAACCTTTATTTCTATCATACAGTAATCTTCATATGATACTTTTTTATTACTGCTTTTACATAGGGCTAATACTTTATATACACCCTTTGCAAAAGGTATAAAAGAGTAGTATTCTTTTTTGCTATATTGTTGCACTAAGTTCCATTCCCCTTTTTCCATGAGATAGAACTCATATATAACATCTTTTCCCCCGTCACCTTCTGCCGTTATAGTTACTGGTTCATTACAGAAAAACTCTACTTTGTCGCATTTTAAGATAGTATTTCTTATAGGGGTTGCTTCTTTAACCTCCATTGTTATTTCCTTGGCACTATCAAATTCTTTGTTACTTTTCTCATTTTTAGCATAAACTTTTATTGTGTATTTTCCACTACACCTTGGAGTTAATATATATCTATTACTCTTTATATAATCAGTTTTTTCAACAGTATGTCCATTTATAATAAGAGAATACTTTAGAAGTATATCCTTTGTATTTCTCGTTATAACATTTACAACTATTTGCTCTCCAATTAAGTAGTATTCTTTTGGATCTACCAATATATAATCAATTCTCCCTGGTATATATTCATAAACTTTTAAAGAAACTATACTAGAGGCATCAAACTTTTTCTTTGAATATTTATCTTTAACCCTAACCTCTATTTCATAGTTTCCTTTTTCTTTAGGAATAAAATTTAAATAACTATGCTTTTTATAAACTATTTTTTCAACTTGCTGTCCATCTTTCTTAATTATAAAACTATAGGAAAGTTTCATTCCGCCTTTTGCCATTACTTTTAGTTTTATATTTTCTCCAACTAATATGTCTTCTCTCTTGCTTACTAATATGTCAGTTATTTTTACTGGTTCCCTTGGAACTTCATCAATCTTATACTCAATTTCTTTTATAGCTTCATACTTTTCATTACATGATATATCCTTAACCCACAAAATTACTTTGTATTTTCCACACTTAGTAGGCTTCCAATTAAATGAATTATTTTTTATATATCCACTATCTTGATTTTCTTCTCCTTCAATTATAAATCTATATCTTAAATCTTTTCCCCCAACAGCATTAGCATTGAATTCAATATTTTGATTTACTAATTGAGGGGAACTCATATTAGATGAAAAGTTTTCTATTTTTACCTCTGCATAAGGCTTTACATTATAATATAAAATTGCTCTATCATCATATTTTTTAGGAGAATACATATCTTTTGCTAAACATAGTAATTTATATTTACCACTTTTGCTTTCCGTGTAACTTAGAGTTTTTTTAGTAGAAAAGTCTTGTAGACAGGTTACTTTGCCTTGTTCATCTAATTTAACAAACTTATATAAGCTTGTCCTATCTTCATCACATTTTGCATCAACTTCAAAAACTAGCTCATCATCTTTTAAAATAGCTGAATTTAAACACTTAAAATTAGAAATCTCTAATTCTTGTACTTTTTTAACTTCAAATCCAACTTTCATTGCATCATCAAAATTTTTCTCTGAATTTATATATTTACATTGAACTAAAATTTCATATTTACCAGGTATATTAGCACTCCATACGAAATTCTTTTCCAATGAATAATCCTTTAACAATAACCAATTTTCATTTTTATTTATCATATATCTAAATATAAGTCCTTCATCAGTTGTTTCATTGTTCATTTCAACATTTATATGAAGTTTTTCCCCTATATTTAATTTATATTTATCTAAAATAATATTTTTGATTAGTCTTTCATTATGATCCTTTAAAAAAACTTCCTTTTTTGATACATAGTCTAAAGCTTTATCACTATTTTCTTTCCTAGCTTGTACCATTATTATATACTTGCCTCCTTTTTTAGGCTGCCATAATATTTCTTTTTCCCTCCCAAAATCTTTTAACGTTTCCCAAGTCCCATCATATCCTACTATAAACTTATAAAATAGATCTTTTTCAGGCTCACTTAATATTTCAATGGTTATCCTTCTGTTTTTGTGTTTTGGAGATTTTTCACAACACCCAATAATAATTTCATTCACCAAAATTCATCTCCTAACATAATTTACTTTCAACCCGGTTTACTGTATATTATACTATAATTCCAATTTTTGTAAAAGAATTTTTTTCTAATTTTTAGTATAATGTTAATATTGGCAAATATACGTTTTATTTATTTTCGGAGATATAACAAAAATAATTACTTACTAGGAGGGTATTTATGTGTGACTTATTTGCAAATGTTCTGGATTTCAAAACAGTTTCCTTAAAGTTTGATAATTCAGAACTTTTAGATATTAATGATGTATCAATAAAAAACGGTGATAAACTACTTACCATTTCTAATAGATCCTTTAATAGTGAAAATTCTGTTCTTATATTTTTAAATGAAGTTATAAACATAAAAGAACAATGTTTCATTATATATAAAAACCATCAAATAACAGCTAGTTACTACAAATTATTTGCTTCTTCTCAATTTAACAATAGATATTATTATGATGGTGATTTAGGACTTTACTATACCCAAGAATATTCTACTTTTACCCTATGGAGTCCTGCCGCTAAATCAGTTAATCTTTTAATATATGAAAATGGAGATACTTCAATTTATGAAACTCCACAAGAATTTAAAATGGAAGAAATAGATAGTGTTTGGACAATTACTATACCCAATGATTTAAAAGGAAAATTCTATAACTACAAGGTTA
This Clostridium novyi NT DNA region includes the following protein-coding sequences:
- the ligA gene encoding NAD-dependent DNA ligase LigA, with product MEDKKLLIYELVEELNKLAYEYYVLDNPSVSDKDYDKKYDKLVELEKETGLVLPYSPTQRVGDVVLSKFDKYTHKGKLWSLGKAQSLKEVEDWHNKNVKAVNEYNLTHDDKLPPIKYIITKKFDGLTINCTYNEDGILVTAATRGTGEIGEEITAQAKTIKTIPLKIDNDAVIEVHGEAIMTKEAFEEYNKVAVVPLKNLRNGAAGALRNLNVKETARRNLSAFFYDIGYNEGTPFKTYGEMLKFIKDHGIPMDDYAMECSTIEEIEKEINYIEEIRNKLNYDIDGAVIAVDDMKTRELLGYTVKFPKWALAYKFEAQEATTKLLEVEWNVGRSGRVTPTAILEPVEIGGVTVKRATLNNMDDIERKGVKLGSTVFLRRSNDVIPEIMGVVEESLEGSKDIEAPTTCPYCGSEIVQEGVHYFCENTLSCKPQLVKSIVHFGSREAMNIAGFSEKTAEQLFEELEIKSISDLYRIKKEDLLKLNRFGEKKAQNLIDAIESSKECDLPSFIYALGIPNVGKKTSTDLCKKFKTLDNLKKAKFEELVSVEDIGDIVAQSVLDFFNDETILKSIDELLSLGVTPKFKEEEIKENIFNGKTVVVTGSLSSFSRNEIKEKLQSLGAKVAGSVSKKTDYVLVGKDPGSKYEKALQLNIKIISEEDFKNMIG
- the pcrA gene encoding DNA helicase PcrA, with protein sequence MDLKKLLNKEQYEAATAIEGPVLVLAGAGSGKTRVLTYRIAHMIEDLGIPQYNILAITFTNKAAGEMKDRIKKLVSNNIDSMWVSTFHSSCVRILRREIDKLGYNKNFAIYDSTDQKNLVKQCMKELNISDKDINEKEIISKIGKQKDNLITAEEYKKRNEKDFRKNRIADVYLLYQKKLKNSNALDFDDLIFKTVELFKKHPEVLEFYQNKFKYIMVDEYQDTNKTQYQLVKMLAAAHRNIFVVGDDDQCIYQWRGADIKNILDFEKDYPEAKVVKLEENYRSKANILNAANTVIKHNSQRKNKVLRTQNENGEKIKIYRAYSDMDEGLFISNEIKRLIKKENRSYKDFAILYRTNAQSRVFEDVFMKRDIPYRIIGGLKFYDRKEIKDITAYLKFINNLQDDISLKRIINVPKRAIGAATVSKIQDFANYMDECMYSVLLDVENIPGLSKRSISSINKFTSLINGFTRTKDKVSVSNLIQEILESTGYMKELKDSNEIEDISRIENIKELVSAAVEFENTSEDKSLSAFLEKITLVSDVDNYDEDTDTTVMMTLHSAKGLEFPVVFMVGMENGIFPGAQSLENFAEMEESRRLCYVGITRAKEQLYMTSASTRKVFGRSVAYSESDFINEISPNLKEMVREGRTESAVKSSTVRLNSVANGATISSHSLSSFGVKKAEKTINSILSNSYTSQGSNEKGNKKDLNLDEITVGRKVSHDKFGVGTIVSATKTNNDVKVTIAFDNMGIKQLMFSMAPIKLI
- a CDS encoding YerC/YecD family TrpR-related protein, with product MSEYKSKLESKQMDYLCKAILSLETTEECYRFFEDIFTINELKSIEQRLQVAKMLKQKKTYTEIAKETGASTATISRVNRCLNYGSDGYNVVLERIKWE
- a CDS encoding pseudouridine synthase; translated protein: MERLDKVLSNLGYGSRKEIKAFVKKGEIEVDGKVVKDNGIKVDPNKSIIKVNGEEINYRKYIYIMMNKPAGVVSATFDNYDETVIDLLDYEYTVFDPFPVGRLDKDTEGLLLITNDGELNHRLTSPKWHVDKTYYAEIDKMVDEKDVEKFKKGITLDDGYKCLPAKLEILSSDENGSEVNITIQEGKFHQVKRMFEARGKNVVYLKRLTMGNISLDEELDEGTYRELTEEEIEILKSI
- a CDS encoding triple tyrosine motif-containing protein; translation: MNEIIIGCCEKSPKHKNRRITIEILSEPEKDLFYKFIVGYDGTWETLKDFGREKEILWQPKKGGKYIIMVQARKENSDKALDYVSKKEVFLKDHNERLIKNIILDKYKLNIGEKLHINVEMNNETTDEGLIFRYMINKNENWLLLKDYSLEKNFVWSANIPGKYEILVQCKYINSEKNFDDAMKVGFEVKKVQELEISNFKCLNSAILKDDELVFEVDAKCDEDRTSLYKFVKLDEQGKVTCLQDFSTKKTLSYTESKSGKYKLLCLAKDMYSPKKYDDRAILYYNVKPYAEVKIENFSSNMSSPQLVNQNIEFNANAVGGKDLRYRFIIEGEENQDSGYIKNNSFNWKPTKCGKYKVILWVKDISCNEKYEAIKEIEYKIDEVPREPVKITDILVSKREDILVGENIKLKVMAKGGMKLSYSFIIKKDGQQVEKIVYKKHSYLNFIPKEKGNYEIEVRVKDKYSKKKFDASSIVSLKVYEYIPGRIDYILVDPKEYYLIGEQIVVNVITRNTKDILLKYSLIINGHTVEKTDYIKSNRYILTPRCSGKYTIKVYAKNEKSNKEFDSAKEITMEVKEATPIRNTILKCDKVEFFCNEPVTITAEGDGGKDVIYEFYLMEKGEWNLVQQYSKKEYYSFIPFAKGVYKVLALCKSSNKKVSYEDYCMIEIKVGERIESNSGILKELQDLNYAI